A genomic segment from Coturnix japonica isolate 7356 chromosome 26, Coturnix japonica 2.1, whole genome shotgun sequence encodes:
- the LOC107324900 gene encoding gastricsin-like isoform X2 → MCKAPAWDECGHSGARPSMNGCRIKLKKGKSIREKMREAGVLDEYLKKIKHDPAKKYQFTRNDVVFEPMASHLDSSYFGEISLGTPPQSFLVLFDTGSSNLWVPSTLCNMPACGKHAKFNPGASSTYINNGQSVTLSYGSGTLTVLLGYDTLRIKSITVRNQEFGLSRDEPTEPFYYAQFDGIMGMAYPALAAGGTPTPLQGMLQQNQLNQPIFSFYFSRKPTYNYGGELVLGGMDPRLFTGDIVWAPVTQELYWQVAIDEFAIGQSVKGWCRQGCQAIVDTGTFLLTVPQRYLGRFLQAVGAQETSFGYAVDCNDIHNLPTIAFIINGVRLPLPPSAYVLKSNGYCTVGIEVTYLPSQNGQPLWILGDVFLKEYYTIFDMAYNRIGFAKSV, encoded by the exons ATGTGCAAAGCGCCAGCGTGGGATGAGTGCGGCCATAGCGGAGCCAG GCCTTCTATGAATGGCTGCAG GATCAAGTTGAAGAAAGGCAAATCCATACGGGAGAAAATGAGGGAGGCAGGAGTGCTGGACGAATAcctgaagaaaattaagcacGATCCAGCTAAGAAATACCAGTTCACCAGGAACGACGTTGTGTTCGAGCCGATGGCCTCCCACCTGGAT TCCTCTTACTTTGGGGAGATCAGCCTCGGGACCCCCCCCCAGAGCTTCCTGGTGCTGTTTGACACCGGCTCCTCCAACCTGTGGGTGCCCTCCACACTCTGCAACATGCCGGCATGCG GAAAACACGCCAAGTTCAACCCCGGTGCATCCTCCACTTACATCAACAACGGGCAGAGCGTTACACTGTCCTATGGCAGTGGGACActgactgtgctgctgggctaCGACACACTGCGG ATCAAGAGCATCACAGTCAGAAACCAGGAGTTTGGGCTGAGCAGGGATGAGCCCACCGAGCCGTTCTACTACGCCCAGTTTGATGGGATCATGGGGATGGCTTACCCTGCACTCGCGGCTGGAGGGACTCCCACCCCACTGCAAGGCATGTTGCAGCAGAACCAACTCAATCAGCCCATCTTCAGCTTCTACTTCTCTCG CAAACCCACCTACAACTATGGAGGAGAGCTCGTGCTGGGAGGAATGGACCCTCGGCTGTTCACTGGGGACATTGTGTGGGCACCGGTGACCCAGGAGCTTTACTGGCAGGTGGCAATTGATGA ATTTGCTATCGGACAGTCGGTGAAGGGCTGGTGCAGACAGGGCTGCCAGGCCATCGTGGACACAGGGACGTTCCTACTCACTGTGCCCCAGCGGTACCTGGGAAGATTCCTgcaggctgtgggtgcccaggAGACCAGCTTTGGG TACGCAGTTGACTGCAATGACATCCACAACTTGCCTACCATCGCCTTCATCATCAACGGGGTGCGGCTCCCACTGCCCCCCTCTGCCTACGTCCTCAAG AGCAATGGGTACTGCACCGTTGGGATCGAAGTCACCTACCTGCCGTCCCAGAATGGGCAGCCGCTCTGGATTTTGGGCGACGTGTTCCTCAAGGAGTATTACACCATCTTTGACATGGCGTACAACCGCATCGGCTTCGCCAAGTCGGTGTAA
- the LOC107324900 gene encoding gastricsin-like isoform X1, with product MATSCTMKCLVLAMLCLQLTEGLVRIKLKKGKSIREKMREAGVLDEYLKKIKHDPAKKYQFTRNDVVFEPMASHLDSSYFGEISLGTPPQSFLVLFDTGSSNLWVPSTLCNMPACGKHAKFNPGASSTYINNGQSVTLSYGSGTLTVLLGYDTLRIKSITVRNQEFGLSRDEPTEPFYYAQFDGIMGMAYPALAAGGTPTPLQGMLQQNQLNQPIFSFYFSRKPTYNYGGELVLGGMDPRLFTGDIVWAPVTQELYWQVAIDEFAIGQSVKGWCRQGCQAIVDTGTFLLTVPQRYLGRFLQAVGAQETSFGYAVDCNDIHNLPTIAFIINGVRLPLPPSAYVLKSNGYCTVGIEVTYLPSQNGQPLWILGDVFLKEYYTIFDMAYNRIGFAKSV from the exons ATGGCCACCAGCTGCACCATGAAGTGCCTCGTGCTGGCCATGCTGTGCCTACAGCTCACAGAGGGGCTGGTGAG GATCAAGTTGAAGAAAGGCAAATCCATACGGGAGAAAATGAGGGAGGCAGGAGTGCTGGACGAATAcctgaagaaaattaagcacGATCCAGCTAAGAAATACCAGTTCACCAGGAACGACGTTGTGTTCGAGCCGATGGCCTCCCACCTGGAT TCCTCTTACTTTGGGGAGATCAGCCTCGGGACCCCCCCCCAGAGCTTCCTGGTGCTGTTTGACACCGGCTCCTCCAACCTGTGGGTGCCCTCCACACTCTGCAACATGCCGGCATGCG GAAAACACGCCAAGTTCAACCCCGGTGCATCCTCCACTTACATCAACAACGGGCAGAGCGTTACACTGTCCTATGGCAGTGGGACActgactgtgctgctgggctaCGACACACTGCGG ATCAAGAGCATCACAGTCAGAAACCAGGAGTTTGGGCTGAGCAGGGATGAGCCCACCGAGCCGTTCTACTACGCCCAGTTTGATGGGATCATGGGGATGGCTTACCCTGCACTCGCGGCTGGAGGGACTCCCACCCCACTGCAAGGCATGTTGCAGCAGAACCAACTCAATCAGCCCATCTTCAGCTTCTACTTCTCTCG CAAACCCACCTACAACTATGGAGGAGAGCTCGTGCTGGGAGGAATGGACCCTCGGCTGTTCACTGGGGACATTGTGTGGGCACCGGTGACCCAGGAGCTTTACTGGCAGGTGGCAATTGATGA ATTTGCTATCGGACAGTCGGTGAAGGGCTGGTGCAGACAGGGCTGCCAGGCCATCGTGGACACAGGGACGTTCCTACTCACTGTGCCCCAGCGGTACCTGGGAAGATTCCTgcaggctgtgggtgcccaggAGACCAGCTTTGGG TACGCAGTTGACTGCAATGACATCCACAACTTGCCTACCATCGCCTTCATCATCAACGGGGTGCGGCTCCCACTGCCCCCCTCTGCCTACGTCCTCAAG AGCAATGGGTACTGCACCGTTGGGATCGAAGTCACCTACCTGCCGTCCCAGAATGGGCAGCCGCTCTGGATTTTGGGCGACGTGTTCCTCAAGGAGTATTACACCATCTTTGACATGGCGTACAACCGCATCGGCTTCGCCAAGTCGGTGTAA